Proteins encoded by one window of Candidatus Terasakiella magnetica:
- the dapE gene encoding succinyl-diaminopimelate desuccinylase, producing MIDTITFTQDLIRCPSVTPKDEGVFDLLQGALEKLGFTCHRLPFQEDGTERVENLYARIGTQAPNFCFAGHLDVVPVGDLAGWQYDPFGGEIHEGRLYGRGSADMKGAVAAFVEAVQNFLQAQGDTLSGSISFLITGDEEGPAINGTKKVLQWMEEQGEIMDHCLVGEPTNPQCMGEMMKVGRRGSINSVLTVHGTQGHVAYPHRADNPLPRLVKMLDALIAEPLDTGNEFFDPSSLSLTTIDCGNEVENVIPAQATAKFNIRYNNIHTGASLEEWIRKTLDEVDTNYTLKTRISGESFMSPQDILTDLIASATEKVTGVAPERSTSGGTSDARFITHSCTVAEFGLVGQTMHKVDENVKVEDLTNLSKIYQAILEDYFKEAS from the coding sequence ATGATCGATACCATCACCTTCACCCAAGACCTCATCCGTTGCCCCAGTGTAACGCCCAAAGATGAAGGTGTGTTTGATCTCTTGCAAGGCGCATTGGAAAAGCTCGGCTTCACCTGTCATCGCCTGCCCTTTCAAGAAGACGGTACAGAGCGCGTAGAAAACCTTTATGCGCGCATTGGCACACAAGCGCCAAACTTCTGTTTTGCAGGCCATCTTGATGTGGTGCCTGTGGGTGATCTTGCTGGCTGGCAATATGACCCCTTTGGTGGTGAAATTCATGAGGGCCGCCTTTATGGGCGTGGTTCTGCCGATATGAAAGGCGCTGTTGCTGCCTTTGTGGAAGCGGTTCAAAACTTCCTTCAAGCCCAAGGTGATACTCTTTCAGGTTCAATCTCTTTTCTCATCACAGGCGATGAAGAAGGCCCGGCCATTAATGGGACAAAAAAGGTACTGCAATGGATGGAAGAGCAAGGCGAGATCATGGATCACTGCCTTGTGGGTGAACCCACCAATCCCCAATGTATGGGTGAGATGATGAAAGTGGGGCGCCGCGGTTCCATCAACAGTGTGCTCACCGTGCATGGCACCCAAGGCCATGTGGCCTACCCCCACCGCGCAGACAATCCCCTGCCCCGTCTGGTTAAGATGCTGGATGCGCTGATTGCTGAGCCACTTGATACCGGCAATGAGTTTTTTGATCCCTCCAGCCTGTCCCTCACCACCATTGACTGTGGCAATGAGGTTGAAAATGTCATTCCGGCACAAGCCACGGCCAAATTTAACATTCGCTATAACAATATCCACACAGGTGCCTCCCTTGAAGAGTGGATTCGCAAAACACTGGATGAGGTAGATACCAACTACACGCTTAAGACCCGCATCAGTGGCGAAAGCTTCATGAGCCCGCAAGATATCCTCACCGACCTGATTGCCAGTGCCACAGAAAAAGTCACTGGGGTGGCCCCTGAGCGCTCCACATCCGGTGGTACGTCTGATGCGCGTTTTATCACCCATTCCTGCACCGTGGCAGAATTTGGCCTTGTGGGACAAACCATGCATAAAGTGGATGAAAATGTGAAAGTTGAAGATTTAACCAACCTGAGCAAAATTTATCAGGCTATTTTAGAAGATTATTTTAAAGAGGCTTCATGA